A single region of the Lysinibacillus sp. B2A1 genome encodes:
- a CDS encoding iron transporter FeoB, which translates to MRVNKIALAGNPNTGKSTLFNTLTGLKQHTGNWPGKTVVHAEGSFEHKREQYVLVDLPGTYSLFSNSTDEEVARDYIIFDQPDATIVVLDATSLERNLNLALQVLEMTDNVIICINLIDEAEKKGIRIDEKKLARELGVPVVKISARNKKGIDQLLDTLNQLVNGQIITTPYRMTYSREIEEAICKIESKLNGYFDDKYPSRWVALRLLDGDEDLIVKLHNHSNNRQREVSTNGIPVSVKS; encoded by the coding sequence ATGAGAGTAAATAAAATAGCTTTAGCAGGTAATCCGAATACAGGCAAAAGTACATTGTTTAATACTTTAACAGGATTGAAACAGCATACTGGAAACTGGCCAGGAAAAACAGTTGTTCATGCTGAAGGCTCCTTTGAACACAAAAGGGAACAATATGTACTTGTTGATTTACCAGGAACCTACTCTCTATTCTCCAATTCAACAGATGAAGAAGTGGCAAGAGATTATATTATTTTTGATCAGCCTGATGCAACGATTGTCGTGCTTGATGCAACTTCTTTAGAAAGAAATTTAAATCTTGCACTACAGGTATTAGAAATGACCGACAATGTCATTATATGTATCAATTTAATAGATGAAGCTGAGAAGAAGGGTATTCGGATTGATGAAAAGAAATTGGCACGCGAGTTAGGAGTCCCTGTTGTCAAAATATCAGCAAGAAATAAAAAAGGAATTGATCAATTGTTGGATACATTAAATCAGCTCGTCAATGGGCAGATCATTACAACTCCCTATCGTATGACCTATTCAAGAGAGATTGAGGAAGCAATATGCAAAATAGAATCTAAACTTAATGGCTATTTTGATGATAAATATCCCTCAAGATGGGTTGCCCTTCGCTTACTTGATGGAGATGAGGATTTAATAGTAAAGCTACACAATCATAGCAATAATAGACAGCGAGAGGTGAGCACAAATGGAATCCCGGTCAGTGTTAAATCATAG
- a CDS encoding ferrous iron transport protein A has product MPMTKNLTSLSKCTFGDCFLIKEINIEGPLRRRLLDLGFVKGAEISVLRKSPLGDPVAYRVSNTTIALRNDESSKILGVIVRGEQ; this is encoded by the coding sequence ATGCCCATGACTAAAAACTTAACATCACTTTCAAAATGCACTTTTGGCGATTGCTTTTTAATAAAAGAAATCAATATCGAGGGTCCTTTAAGAAGAAGATTACTAGATTTAGGCTTTGTGAAAGGAGCCGAAATCTCGGTTCTTCGCAAAAGTCCTTTAGGAGATCCAGTCGCATACCGTGTTAGTAATACGACTATTGCTTTACGTAATGATGAAAGCTCTAAGATTTTGGGCGTAATTGTAAGGGGGGAACAATAA